One Chitinophagaceae bacterium C216 genomic window carries:
- the mdlB gene encoding (S)-mandelate dehydrogenase has protein sequence MSNTLQYYPKYPSVQDLKKKAKKRMPKFAFDYLEGGCNDELNVWRNEEDFKHILLMPRYLKKRKEVDMSVDLFGTTYSAPFGIAPVGLQGLMWPNAPDILAKAALKHNIPFILSTVSTSSIEQIAVLTESKFWFQLYHPKENSLRDDILRRLQDVECQVLVVLVDVPSFGLRYREIRAGLSMPPKHTLRNFIQAATRPIWALETLRAGMPSFATLKPYMRKGMDIKQLGKFMNDTFSGKVDADKVRAIRDLWPGKLVVKGVVSEEDAELCAQIGVDGIIISNHGGRQIDAGESTIQSLKRLVTHYKSKYKIMIDSGLRSGPDIARALACGADFAFMGRPFMYGVGALGNKGGDHTIAMLKAQLKQVMEQVCCERPEELPSCLIK, from the coding sequence ATGAGTAATACCCTGCAGTATTATCCCAAGTACCCTTCTGTTCAGGATTTGAAGAAAAAAGCTAAAAAGCGTATGCCCAAGTTTGCTTTCGATTATCTCGAAGGCGGATGTAATGATGAACTGAACGTATGGCGTAACGAAGAGGATTTTAAGCATATTCTTTTAATGCCACGTTATTTAAAGAAGCGGAAGGAAGTAGACATGAGCGTGGATTTATTTGGAACTACCTATAGTGCACCTTTTGGTATTGCGCCGGTAGGCCTGCAGGGATTAATGTGGCCGAATGCTCCGGATATTTTAGCTAAAGCGGCTTTGAAACACAATATTCCTTTTATTCTGAGTACGGTTTCTACCAGCAGTATTGAACAGATTGCGGTTTTGACAGAAAGTAAATTTTGGTTTCAATTGTATCATCCCAAGGAAAACAGTTTGCGCGATGATATTCTAAGACGTCTGCAGGATGTAGAGTGTCAGGTGTTGGTGGTGCTGGTGGATGTGCCTTCCTTCGGGCTTCGATACAGAGAGATAAGGGCAGGTTTGTCTATGCCGCCGAAACACACGTTGCGTAATTTTATCCAAGCTGCTACACGACCCATTTGGGCGCTAGAAACTTTGCGAGCTGGAATGCCTTCTTTTGCTACTTTAAAGCCTTATATGCGCAAGGGAATGGATATAAAGCAGCTGGGGAAGTTTATGAACGATACATTTAGCGGTAAGGTGGATGCAGATAAAGTACGTGCTATTAGAGATCTTTGGCCCGGTAAGTTGGTAGTAAAAGGAGTGGTGAGTGAAGAAGATGCGGAGCTTTGTGCGCAGATTGGTGTGGATGGGATTATTATTTCCAATCACGGAGGGCGACAAATTGATGCTGGCGAATCCACGATTCAATCTTTAAAAAGGCTGGTAACACATTACAAGAGTAAGTATAAGATTATGATCGATAGTGGTCTGCGCTCTGGTCCAGATATTGCAAGGGCGCTGGCCTGTGGCGCTGATTTTGCTTTTATGGGTCGCCCATTTATGTATGGTGTAGGGGCCCTGGGAAATAAAGGGGGCGATCACACGATTGCAATGCTGAAGGCTCAATTAAAACAGGTAATGGAGCAGGTTTGCTGCGAAAGGCCGGAAGAGCTTCCGTCGTGTTTGATTAAATAA
- the dapA_2 gene encoding 4-hydroxy-tetrahydrodipicolinate synthase, producing the protein MQTIAGKFVPVMITPFNVKAEIDYDALNVLIDFYLKAGVKGFFANCLSSEMFSISEAERLELTRHIVKYVNGRAPVVATGSFGFTIEEKADFTKRIYDTGVDAVILISGHFAKVDEDDNVLLRNFENMLALTQNIPLGIYECPAPYKRILSTAVFKQLVQTNRFVYHKDTSIKREYVEAKLKVLQEVPNKLEFYDAHTPNAMFSMQHGAVGMSSISGNFYPEVLVWMVEHANDADMLEKVKWLQEELTAVDPMIHIAYPMSAKYFLQKRGLPVKHISRAYAMHPTPEQKKELDLLYDKFLYWCEQLDIRPVKVT; encoded by the coding sequence ATGCAGACGATTGCCGGGAAGTTTGTGCCTGTAATGATTACACCCTTTAACGTTAAGGCCGAGATTGATTATGACGCATTAAATGTTTTGATTGATTTTTATCTCAAAGCGGGGGTAAAAGGCTTTTTTGCGAATTGTCTGAGCAGTGAAATGTTCAGTATCAGCGAAGCCGAGCGACTTGAATTGACCAGACATATTGTGAAATATGTGAATGGTCGAGCGCCTGTAGTGGCTACGGGTTCATTTGGATTCACTATCGAAGAAAAGGCCGATTTTACCAAGCGTATTTATGATACAGGTGTAGATGCCGTGATATTAATTTCCGGCCATTTTGCAAAAGTTGACGAGGATGATAATGTGTTATTGCGCAATTTTGAAAACATGCTTGCACTCACACAGAATATTCCTTTGGGAATTTATGAATGTCCGGCGCCATACAAGCGTATTCTAAGCACTGCTGTTTTTAAACAATTAGTACAGACAAACAGATTCGTTTATCATAAGGATACTTCCATTAAACGGGAATATGTAGAGGCCAAGCTGAAAGTGCTTCAGGAAGTGCCTAACAAATTGGAGTTTTATGATGCGCATACTCCGAATGCTATGTTTAGTATGCAGCATGGGGCGGTGGGTATGTCTTCCATATCAGGCAACTTTTATCCGGAAGTATTGGTATGGATGGTAGAACATGCCAATGATGCCGATATGTTGGAAAAAGTAAAATGGTTGCAAGAAGAGCTTACGGCAGTTGATCCTATGATTCATATTGCTTATCCAATGAGTGCAAAATATTTTTTACAGAAAAGAGGCTTGCCTGTAAAGCATATCAGCCGTGCCTATGCCATGCATCCTACTCCTGAACAAAAAAAAGAGTTAGATTTATTATACGATAAGTTTTTATACTGGTGTGAGCAGTTAGATATTCGGCCTGTGAAAGTGACTTAG